DNA from Agathobaculum sp. NTUH-O15-33:
CATCCGCTGGGGTTCCTGCCGGTCACCCGCGCAGAGGACGCGCTCCCAATCGTACAGAACGGGGAGGAGTACGGCGTCGAAAAGCGCCTGCTTGTTTTTATAGTAAGAGTAGATCAGGCCGGTCGGTATTTTGGCCCTTTGGGCAATGCTGCGCATAACAGCCGCCTGATAGCCCTTTTCAAAAAATTCCGCCAGCGCGGCCTTTAAAATATTCTCGCGGATTTCATCCTTTAACACCTGCGGCATAGCGTCCTCCAATATTGAACTTATGTTCAATTATAAGGCGGAGCATACGCTTTGTCAAGGAACAAAAAAGCGCATTGCAGAAAATTCCGCAATGCGCCAAGCGATGTATCATTCGTCGAACAGTGGGGTGGAGAAGTACCGCTCGGCGGTGTCGGGCAGCACGGTAACGACCGTTTTGCCGGGGCCGAGCTTGCGCGCCAGTTGGATCGCGGCGGCTACGTTGGTACCGCTGGAAATGCCGCACATCAGCCCTTCCAGACGGGCGAGGTCGCGCGCGGTCTGAATGGCTTCGTCGTCGGACACAATGTACAGGTTATCGTAAATTTCCGTATTCAGGTTTTTGGGGATCACGCCGTCGCCTATGCCCATTTGCAGGTGCGTGCCGATCGATCCGCCGGACAAAATGGCCGCGTTTTCCGGTTCGACCGCCCAAATTTCCAGCCCCGAGTTATGCTCCCGCAGCACCTCGCCGATGCCGCTGATCGTACCGCCCGTACCAAAACCGGCGCAGAAGCCGTCGATCGGGCCGCCAACCTGCTCTAAAATCTCAAGCGCGGTGTGCGCGCGATGCACGGCGGGGTTTGCCGGGTTGTCGAACTGCTGGGGAACAAATACCTTGGGATCGCTCGCGGCCATATCCATGGCCTTTTGCAGGCACTGATCGATACAGTCCCCAATATTGCCCGCGTCGTGCACAAGAATGACCTCGGCCCCGTAATGGCGGACGAGCTTCCGGCGTTCCTCGGATACCGAATCCGGCATAATGATGACCGTGCGGTAGCCCTTTACCGCGCCGCACAGCGCAAGGCCGATGCCTTGATTGCCGCTTGTCGGCTCGACAATGATGGTGTCCGGGCCGATCAGACCGCGCTTTTCCGCGTCCTCAATCATGTTCAGCGCGGTGCGCGTTTTGATCGAACCGCCTACGTTAAGGCCTTCGTACTTGACCAGCACCTCAGCGCCGCCCTCGGGCGCCATATGGCTCAGTCGCACCATCGGCGTGTGGCCAACGGCCTCTAGAATATTGCTGTAAACCATGTTAAATGATCTTCCTCTCAAACGTGTTGTCCAATAGCTATTATTATAACACAGTTCATTCTATATGGGTAGGAGAGAATTTGTTTAAAAAGGTGATACGGTCAGTATACAAAAATGAAGTTCTCAGTGTAAGAACTGAGAACTTCATTTGGTGTTTCATTGGAGCGGCGGTGAGGTCACCAATGTCCTTCGGTTAAGAATAACTGACTCCTATACAACATAGCGCCGCCCTTTGGCCTCCCCACGGCGGGGCATATGCGTAAACTTAAGCAGCGTATGCATAGAGCGCTCTTTGGGCTTCCCCCGACGAGGGGAAGCTGGCACGGCGAAGCCGTGACTGATGGGGGGCGCATGAATTGGCAGCATGATGTGCGTGTCTGCCTTAAAGTGCGCTATTCGTTACGCCCCCCATTCGTCACGCGCCTACGGCGCGCGCCACCTTCCCCTCGTGGGGGGAAGGCTAGAAAACGGTCTTTGGCCCCCCGCGCATTGCTTAAGTTTACGCATATGCCCGACGACGGGAAGGCCAGAAAGCGGTCTTTGGCCCCCGCGCATTGCTTAAGTTTACGCATATGCCTCGTCGGGGGAAGCCCAAAGGGCATTTGCTACCCAATTAGTACTTACTCACTCTTAACTAAATGACATTGGCGGGTCACCCCGTCCTACGGCATATGTGATTCATGATGCCTTTCCGCCTTTTTACCGAACAGCACAAATAAGTACGGCACAAAGAGGGACACGATGATACCGCCCCAAAGGGGAAACGCGGGAAAAATCTGAAACACGCCCTGCAAAAAGGCAGAGGAAAACTGTATGGGCAGGCCAAGCAGCAAAAACAGGGTTATAGGATAAGCCCCCATCAACTGCACGACCTTTTCAAGAACCAGAAAAACGACGTGATACACTACGACGAGCGAGGCGGACAGGGCGAGTTCACGGCGGGTCATGCGCCGAGCAAACAGCAAACCCACCAGAAGGAACAAAACCAGACCCATACCGACTAAAATCAACGTATGGGGAAGATTAATCACCTCGGAGCTATACACGCCGTTCGCGTCCGGCAGCAGCGCCCGCGTAAGTTGAAACGCAGAAACGAAGTCTGTGATCGTCAGCACAATGCCACAGACCGTGCAGAGCAAGGGAATACGTAAATAGGGATGGCCCATATCAAGCACCTCCCGGCACGATACATTAATCGAGGTATGTAATCTTTTCGATCCCCTTGATCCCAAGACCCGGCTCGTCGGAAACGGTGATGTCCTTTTCATGGAACACCGCGCCGCCGAGGATGGGATCCTCCAGACAGAGCACGGGGCCGTCCAGATCGACCTTGGTGATGATCTGCTTGGCGCAGGCCAGATGAATCGCCGCGTTGACCGAAATTTTTGCTTCCAGCATACAGCCGATCATACACTCGACGCCGTAAACCTCGGCGGCGGACGCAATCTTGAGCGCGTTGTACAGGCCGCCGCACTTCATCAGTTTAATATTGACCAGATCGGCCGCGCGCATCTGCATGATGGTCAGCGCGTCGGAGGGGCCCTGCACGCTTTCATCCGCCAACACGGGAATCGATACGTTGTCCGTCACGTATTTCAGGCCGACAAGGTCGTGCTGATGCACCGGCTGCTCGACAAATTCGATGTCCAGCCCCTTGTCCTCCATCTGGCCAAGGATGCGCACGGCTTCCTTGGGCTTCCAGCCCTGATTTGCGTCGATGCGGATACGCACATCCGAACCGACCTCCTTGCGGATGGCCTCCAGCCGCTTCAGGTCGAGCGGCGCGTCCTTGCCGACCTTGCATTTCAGGCAGTCGTATCCACGGTCGATCGCGTTGCGCGCGTCGCGGGCCATTTCCTCCGGATCGTTCACGCTGATGGTGATGTCGGTAACGATCTTATTGCGGCTGCCGCCCATCAGCTTGTAAACGGGAATGCCGTAAAGCTGGCCGTAAAGATCCCACAGCGCCATATCGACCGCGGCCTTGGCGCTTGTATTCTTGAGGATACAGGCGTTCAGCGCGAGCATCAGGTTTTCAAAATCATCCACCTCGCGGCCGAGAATGGTGGGGATGATGTGATCGCGGATCGCGCCGATGATCGCGCCCGCGGTATCGCCCGTGACCGCGCCGGTCGGCGGCGCTTCGCCATAGCCGATCGCGCCCGTGTCGGTGTGAATCTCAACGATAACGTCCTCCACCGAGGAGACCGAGCGCACCGCCGTTTTGAACGGCACGCGCAGCGGCACGGAGATCTTGCCCAGTCTTACTTTGGTGATTTTCATATTGTCATGCTCCTTCACTATTTGTCAGGATAGAATCTTCCAGTAGGTGTTTTTTTCACCTATGTTAATAGCCAGCCAATGGCCGAGTGAGTCAGCGGCAATAAAGAGATAAACCGGTTCCTCTTCAATCGGCGAATAGTCAAGCAAAATTTCGTACCAGCCGGAACCGGAGGAGCCCTGCGGCATCATGCGCCGGACCTTGAGTGACTGAAGCCGCCGGTAGGTCTCGTCCAGATCGAAGCCGGTCAACTCTGTTTCTGTGAAATTCGCGCCCGCCGTGCCGATCTTGATCGTCATACCGGTAAGGGGCGCGTACGGCAGTATGCCGGACAGCGGCCGGGATCGAAAATACGTTCCCCAAAGAATACCCGCCGTGCAGAAAACAAGCGCCAGCACGCTCCATGTGCGCTTTCCCATGTCCCTTTTCCTCGGTTCCCGTTTACTTCGCCAGCTCGAACATGGCCGAGGCGATGATCTCGGCGTTTTGCAGCAGGCGTTCAACCTCCATATACTCATCCGGCTTGTGCTCGCGCACCTCGTCGCCCGGAAAAATCGGCCCAAAGGCCACCAGATTCGGGATCGACTTGGCATAGGTGCCGCCGCCGATGGATTTTAAAACCGCTTTGTCGCCGGTCTCGGCTTCGTAAACGCGGGATAGCTTTGCAATCAATTCGCTTTCGGGCGGCATATAAATGGCAGCCTTGTGGCGCATTTCGGTCTCGGTAAAGCCCGCTTCGGCAAAGGCTGAGCGCAGCGGGGGCGCGGCTTCGTCGAAGGTCCTCGTAACGGGGTAGCGCACGGAAAGCGTGACGGATACCTCGTCCTCGCCGCCGCGGATCACACCTAGGTTGACGGTCAGATCGCCCGAAAGCTCATCGCGCATGGCAAGACCCAAATGCTCGCCGCGCGTTTCCATGCCGATGCGCTCCGCCAAAAAGGTCAGCGTGTCCTTTACATCGCCTTCGGTCAGCGGCAGTTGTAAAAGCGCCTGCGCCAGACGGCCAATGGCGTTTTCGCCTTGCTCGGGCGTGGAGCCATGCGCCGAAACACCCTGCGCTTCCACACGGATGCCGCCTTGGATCGGCGTTGCGGTCACTTTATCGGCATGTATCCGATCCGCCGCTTCGGGCGGGCAGGAGAGTTCGGCAAAGGCGAAGGCGGGGGACACGTTGGACGCCGTGCCGCCCTCGATCCGGCGCAGGTGATACGCGCCGTTTTGGCGCAGCTTGCGGCTGTAAGAGCAGTTCATGATGCCCTTTTCACCGTTGATGATCGGATATTCGCCATCCGGCGTAAAGCCCATGACGGGGATTTCGCCGCCCTTTTCCAAATAGTACTTCATATCCTGACAGCCGGTCTCCTCATTGGTGCCGAACAGCAGACGGATGCGGCGGGAAAGCGGCGCGCCCGCATCCTTTAACGCGGCCAGCGCGTACAGTGCCGCCACGGTGGGGCCTTTATCGTCCATGGTGCCGCGCCCATATATGCGGCCGTTTTCGATCTGGCCGCCA
Protein-coding regions in this window:
- the cysK gene encoding cysteine synthase A, with amino-acid sequence MVYSNILEAVGHTPMVRLSHMAPEGGAEVLVKYEGLNVGGSIKTRTALNMIEDAEKRGLIGPDTIIVEPTSGNQGIGLALCGAVKGYRTVIIMPDSVSEERRKLVRHYGAEVILVHDAGNIGDCIDQCLQKAMDMAASDPKVFVPQQFDNPANPAVHRAHTALEILEQVGGPIDGFCAGFGTGGTISGIGEVLREHNSGLEIWAVEPENAAILSGGSIGTHLQMGIGDGVIPKNLNTEIYDNLYIVSDDEAIQTARDLARLEGLMCGISSGTNVAAAIQLARKLGPGKTVVTVLPDTAERYFSTPLFDE
- a CDS encoding dipeptide epimerase encodes the protein MKITKVRLGKISVPLRVPFKTAVRSVSSVEDVIVEIHTDTGAIGYGEAPPTGAVTGDTAGAIIGAIRDHIIPTILGREVDDFENLMLALNACILKNTSAKAAVDMALWDLYGQLYGIPVYKLMGGSRNKIVTDITISVNDPEEMARDARNAIDRGYDCLKCKVGKDAPLDLKRLEAIRKEVGSDVRIRIDANQGWKPKEAVRILGQMEDKGLDIEFVEQPVHQHDLVGLKYVTDNVSIPVLADESVQGPSDALTIMQMRAADLVNIKLMKCGGLYNALKIASAAEVYGVECMIGCMLEAKISVNAAIHLACAKQIITKVDLDGPVLCLEDPILGGAVFHEKDITVSDEPGLGIKGIEKITYLD
- the pepV gene encoding dipeptidase PepV, coding for MDFKAYLRQHQDDLLADLASLIRIPSVEGPAENGAPYGAEVRRSLDQMLALCEKLGFPATDMDGRVGWCEYGEGEEMVAILGHLDVVPAGDGWTREPFGGQIENGRIYGRGTMDDKGPTVAALYALAALKDAGAPLSRRIRLLFGTNEETGCQDMKYYLEKGGEIPVMGFTPDGEYPIINGEKGIMNCSYSRKLRQNGAYHLRRIEGGTASNVSPAFAFAELSCPPEAADRIHADKVTATPIQGGIRVEAQGVSAHGSTPEQGENAIGRLAQALLQLPLTEGDVKDTLTFLAERIGMETRGEHLGLAMRDELSGDLTVNLGVIRGGEDEVSVTLSVRYPVTRTFDEAAPPLRSAFAEAGFTETEMRHKAAIYMPPESELIAKLSRVYEAETGDKAVLKSIGGGTYAKSIPNLVAFGPIFPGDEVREHKPDEYMEVERLLQNAEIIASAMFELAK